The Cynocephalus volans isolate mCynVol1 chromosome 5, mCynVol1.pri, whole genome shotgun sequence genomic sequence AGGACTCTCTGATTATCATTCCAACTTTGCTGCCTATTACAGTAATTTcaaccaaactttttttttaatacaaaagatACCTGTCCTCATTCCTCCCTATCTTTCCAACCTCCTTTTAGTTCTCCTTAGCACTTAATTACCCTACTATATCTACAGTGAAACCTTATCTGCGGTTTCACTTTTCTCAGTTTCAGTTACCCCCAGTCAACTGCAGTCCAGAAATAGATAAGTACAGTAGAAGAAAGCATTTTGAGAGAGAGACTACATTAACATACATTActttacagtatattgttataattgttccattttattatgaaacaatCTTTTATTGTGCCTAATTTGTAAACTAAACTTTAACATAGTTATGTATGTATCGGAGAAAACATACTATATATAGGGTCAGGTACTGCTTGCAATTTCAGGAATGCACTGCTagtcttggaatgtatcctcTGTAGTTGTGGATATGTATATTGCGAGCCCCTAATCACActaaaatttaagttttataaGTTTAtagaatttgttttgtttacttctttattttttgaacCAACTGCACTGCCTGATATAACATATGctcaaaatttttgaaagaaaaatagagtaaACTAATCATTTATTACAGTGAAGTGATGGAAATTAGTCTTAATGGAAATCAGATATGTCTCATTAGTCCTAGTGGTACTGCTGGCAGTCTTTAAGCAATGTCTTTCCAAAGACTTTCTTCAGAGCCAGCATCACTTCTTTGTTTCTAAGGGTGTATATCAGTGGATTCAGCACTGGGGTGATGGCACTGTATATGATGGCCACTGTCTGGTCCTGGACTACggaggtggcagaggcaggacgAATGTATGTGAAGCCTACAGGTCCGTAGAAAAGACATACCACCACAAAATGGGAGGCACAAGTGGACAGAGCCTTATGCAGCGTTTTGCAGGACCGGTTCTTGAACAGAAGGAAGGCAATAATGTAGAAGTAGGAGAGAAGAGTCAAGAAGAAAGCTCCCATGGATATACTGCCTGTGACAACAGAAAGCAGCCACTGATTAAGCAGTGTGTCACTACAGGCCAGTTCCAAGAGGGGCTTGACATCACAGAAGAAGTGATTGAGTTTCTGAGAGCCACAAAAGTTCAAGCGCGCAGTCATGATGGAATGCATCAGAGCATAAAAGAAGCCAGTGAACCAGGCCACAGCTGCCAGCAGAATACACACCTGGGGGCTCATGACAACAGTGTAGCGAagtggtttgcagatggccacaaAACAGTCAAAGGCCATGATGGCCAGTAAGATAGCCTCTGTGCTTCCCAGAAAGTGGAAGAAGTGTACCTGAGTGATGCAGCCTAGAAAAGATATGGCCCTGCGAGGGGAGATGAGGTTTTTAAGCACCTTGGGCAGTGTCACTGAAGAATAACAAATATCCAAACAAGAAAGGtttcccagaaaaaaatacatagggGAGTGGAGTTTTGGTTCCAAAATAACAATCACTAATATAGCTCCATTTCCAAACAAGTTTATCAGGTaaatgattaagaaaataaaaaagaagaaaggttgcAGCTCCTGAACACTGGTCAGGCTGAGTAAAAGAAATTCATTAACTATAGTGACATTCTCCATTGCTTTAGGGAGCAAATT encodes the following:
- the LOC134378835 gene encoding olfactory receptor 12D3 — protein: MENVTIVNEFLLLSLTSVQELQPFFFFIFLIIYLINLFGNGAILVIVILEPKLHSPMYFFLGNLSCLDICYSSVTLPKVLKNLISPRRAISFLGCITQVHFFHFLGSTEAILLAIMAFDCFVAICKPLRYTVVMSPQVCILLAAVAWFTGFFYALMHSIMTARLNFCGSQKLNHFFCDVKPLLELACSDTLLNQWLLSVVTGSISMGAFFLTLLSYFYIIAFLLFKNRSCKTLHKALSTCASHFVVVCLFYGPVGFTYIRPASATSVVQDQTVAIIYSAITPVLNPLIYTLRNKEVMLALKKVFGKTLLKDCQQYH